Sequence from the Chanodichthys erythropterus isolate Z2021 chromosome 12, ASM2448905v1, whole genome shotgun sequence genome:
CAGCTGACTTactgcatttaaaataaaatcacatgGCCTTGCCCAGAATAGTTTATTTTCCTGAGGTTGCTTTTTGAAATTGTAGTTgatgtttttgttattgtttacaatGGAATTCTAGAGAATTAATGTGACAATTAACTGAAGTAGCAGGTACATTGAGATGAGGTAAACATTTCTGGACtagtttattaaaaaagttcatttcacagaaaaaacaaaacaaaaacaaaaaacaaaaaaaaaacaaaaaacaaaacaaataaaaaagttcatttcacagaaaaaaacaaaaaaacaaaacaaaaaaacaaaaacaaaacaaataataaaaaagttcatttcacagaaaaaacaaaaacaaaacaaataaacaaccaaacaaacaattGTTTTTGATACAAATATTACGTGAGGCAAATTTGCTCATTAAACTTTTAAACAAGctgatttttctttttactgTGGGAAAATACACAGaaagataaaaaaagaaagaaagatgtgaattattaatgtaattgcCATGTTCATGATTTTTTCTATATGCATTTCCAAAGGTAAGGACATCTAATGGCTTTTCACATTTAATGGGTTACTGGTTTAAGACTGATAAAGAAATGTATATCAGACATTGTTCAGTTAATGAGAATATCACAGTTAATTGTCATATCACACACCTTACAATTCTGGAATATAGTGAATGTAATTAGAAAAGATTTTTGGTGAGAAGTAATTCAGTACATTGGACAGCTCCCAGTGCTGAACCAACTGAACCACATCTGCAGAAGAATTTCTGAATGATGAAGATTTTTTTGTCCTTCCTGAAAATTAAGGAAGTATTAAGAAAAGTCATATCTGCATTAGCACCTTGcagatataattaaatatacaacATATAAGATATCATCCAGATGATACCTTTTAGACTGAGAGAGTTGGGTATTATTGAATAATCGCTGAAGAAAaaacgaaaaagaaaaaacactgGAAACTGTAATCCATTTCTGGCCAACAATCATTCATTCTTAACCCAGCATGGCCACAATGTAACAATGTTGAGTCAGTGTTGATGTGTCAACGCCAATTAACATTGAATTAGCATCACTCTTGCACCCTCAGTTAATGTTGAAGCTGATAATACTGATATTTTAACCACAAATCAATGGTAATAATATTGATTAAACATTaaagttatgtttttttcaacacGTCTTTGGCACTTTTGAAATAATGTTGAGATTCCAACCATAAATCAATGGTAATATTATTGATTCAACATTATGAAGTGATATTTTTTCAACATCACTTTTGCACCCTCAGTTAAAGCTGAAACAATGTGGAgatttcaaaaataaattaataatatcattGAATCAACATTATGAGATGATGTTCAATTTCACGTTTACACCCACATTTAATGTTGAAACAATGATGAACAAAAAATCAATGGCATTGCTATAGAATCAACATTACACTATGATTTATTCTACATCACTGATATTGAATCAATGACATTAACACAAATGATCAATGGTATTATTGTTGAATCAACATTACACTATGATTGATTCTACATCACTGCTGTTAAATCAATATTgaaatgaacaataataatttgtaatattgttTGATCAGTGTTAATGTGATGTTGAACTGAAATGTCaacataaaataatgttctGAACAACATTAATATTTCAGCTACACTTCAATGGTACATCAACAAATTTCTGACCATTTCAAAGTTTTGGGAAAATcttttaaaacttaaatgacacctttccAGCAATTGAGTCaggtttttttaattaatttatttgacagtttaacacACTCAATGACAAAGAGATAGAAAATTAAATTCTTTAAGAGTggggcaaaaaggacaaaagTATTTTAACCTTTAAAAATAACACTACTTTCAGAAGTCTTATGTCATCAACTACAAGTGGTCCAAAGTTTTCAAAATCTGGCTTGCATCAGACAACTGCCTCTTTTCCTTTGGGTTCTCTGAAATCTGAAAAAGAAAGCATGATGTTAACTAAGAACAAGTCAATTCAGTTGCCATACATAGTCACAGTCAACAATGTTAATATGCTAAACACAATATAATTAACTTTTTATACACTGCTAAACACAGAATATTCGAACAATATTTATAATActgttaaattatatatatttaatttatcaaCACATTTATCAACACAGCTAATAAAGGTCATTAGGATCAATTGAAACTTCCAAGCAGGTGTGTTGGAGAGGAATAAACACATCTGAACTATGGCCAAATATCAGTTCATTTTCTGTGAAACTAGCATTCAAGTAATCTTGCATAATGAAAAaactgtttctttttttttctccacaaaaatttatttaaagctgcagattCACCTTATGTAGACCTTAATCTGTTTAAATATCACAAAATAGCAATGTCATTCACTTTCTCAAATACAatatgttgtttttcttttatttcttaaaaaaaaaaaatgtgtttcagTGGAAACAGGCTAAACAGAATGGAGATTAGTTGCATTCCTCAAATTTAATACAGATTCAGGAATATGAATGATTACCTGATTAAGCAGTAATCAGGGAGCAGGAGATAAGATACATGACAACGTCAAGTCTCAGGTCAGGTGATGATCCTATCGACTACAACTTAATGTATTATCAATGTTACATTTATCAAGAGGGTGTCAGGTTTGGTGGGTGGtggaaggagcgaggactcaattGCAGGAAAGGAAGGGCtttattgataataaaaataaaaataaaaacaaaaacacaacaaaaacaaccccgagggggaaaacagactataactaaaacttgacttgacttgacttgacgacacacaaggagaaatacgacaacgaaccagcacaggactgcaaacacaaggagaataaataggagagcaaacaaggcaggtaacgagggaggacaggtggggcaaatcaaccaataatgaggtaacaaggtgggcggggtcaagacaatagacgtgagagcacatggcacaaagaaacacatgacaagccatgtgctcacaccaaaacaaaacaaagacacaagcacatggccaatgaagacaaaaggtgtgttcgacatcggCTGCGGCTGGATGTAACCGATCGGCGAGATTAGCCGCGTGCAGgcggggaggagctgaaaacggaGACGTGAAGTCGGACACGCTGTGGCTCCCGTAGTTTGCTGCAATTACGTCAGTCATGGCAGATCACGTGGCGTTTGCTTACTTGATCGCAGACGAGCTGGAAGCAATAGAAAATCCATTATTTTTGCAATACATTGAGCACGATGAGCAACGAAGGTGAGTAAAGGTTAAAtgtaaaaagtatatttttaaacaaattatagacacattatcaatttagcTTTAAAGTTACTAGACCTATACCTAGAATTGGAAAATTATATGTTGAATAAAAATACTGTATCGAAAGTCTAAAGTCTTTGCAATGATGTAATGGGTGTTTTTTGTAATCAATAGCTCTTGTTGCTTGCCTTTTAAcaataattgttattattttggTTTAATTAGAGAGAATGACTCATTCTGACAGATAAATAATTgagttttactcaaattttaACACTTCTGTATAgactaattatttaattaaaatacctATTCAACATaaaacactgataataaatgTTTGACTAATGTTACATGTGTGTTCAGGTAGGCTACATGTACTGTATATAGTGAGTACAATTCCTCTTGTTCTTATATAGAATGGTTCCAAGAATAGAGAATTTTGTGGAGGATGTTGTCCCTCTCTACAGTCTCTCAGAATTTAGAAGTCATTTCAGGCTTTCCAGAGAACAAGTGGAGGTTTGTACTGGACTGGTTAATATAAAATTCATTGAACTATTACAAGTGTTAGCATGTTGTCTTGATTACCTATTTTTCTACCTTTGCAGGATGTCATCACTACCCTTGGTCCTGTGTATATGAATTTACAACAGACCAAACTGCCACTCACGAACAGTGTTCTTGCCTGCCTTTGGACATTGGTGAATCAGGAGTCATATCGTGGGGTGGCAGATAGATTTAACATGTCAAAATCCACTCTTGCCAAGCATCTCCATGAGTTTTGTTACAATATTAACACATACATGGCCCACCACATATCCTGGCCCAGAGGTCAAAGGCTGAAGATGTCAAAGTTAGGGTTTGACACAGCAGGTTTCCCCAACACTGTATGTGCAGTAGATGGGTGTCACATTCCTATAATGAGACCCCACTGTGATAATCCCCTAGCATACATGAATAGGAAACAGTTTTATTCTGTAAATTTAACTGGGTTTTGTGACAGTCAGCGGCGCTTCTGTCACATTAGTGTGGGTCACCCTGGGAGTTGGCATGATGCCAGAGCATTTCGATTCACAGAAGTTTGTCGTGTTCTTGAAGAAGATCCTCATTCACTTGTTCCACAGGGAATGCACATAATTGGGGATTCTGCCTACCCTTTGTTGCCTCAACTTATGAGGCCTTATAGAGACAATGGCCACTTGTCTGCTAGGCAAAGATATTTTAACAGAAAGCTCAATGCAGCTCGCGTGGTCATTGAGCATGCATTTGGCATTCTAAAATCTAAGTTTAGGAGGCTCCATTACCTGCAAATGAGAAGCATTTCTAATATCAGCTCAGCAGTCTCAGCCTGCTGCATTTTGCATAATCTTTGTTTAGAGCCCAGTGATCAAGTAGTTGTGGTAAGTGATGGTGTTGATGATGAACCATACCCCCAGCAACCCCACAACACTAATGCATGTCATTATAGAGACCAGATTTGTGGCCAGATCTAACTTGTATGTGTATAGTTAACATACAAAACAAAAGATGAAAAGTAAAGATTTGAATGTTCAGAAATATtcaaaaaatgataaaacaaacaaacagattttgtgttgaaataaagaaatttgttttattgaacaaaatTAGTTTGTCATTAGAAATTgttatttggggaaaaaaaaacataggacATTTTGGGGAAAGGTGTAAATCAAAAGAGATAACATCTTTAGATTATAATTTTATTGGGGTTCATGTGGGTTCTGTAATAGATGCATAATTTGCTCTTGTCTTTTCCCCATTTTTTTTAGCTCCTCCATAATTGTTCCCAAGCTGGTCACCATCTTTTTTCGAAGGACCTTCTCCGCCTCTCCTTAAGTCGCCACCATCTCTCCAGATCTGGCCTTACCAGGGACTCAAGCACAGCAGTCCTTCTCTCTGCATGCTCTTCATAAGCGTCCAGGAATTGTAAGGGTTGTGGTCGTCTTTGCCTTCTTGTGATGTTTGCATTTTGTATGGTAGCAGTTCCTGGCTGTTCATCCATACTAGCACCTACCGGCTGGTCTTGAAGAGAAGACGTTGTGGGCCTGCTTGTGGAAGAGGTCTCTTCCAAACCCAGAGGTGTGGAGTGAATGGTGCCAGGTGGTGCAGTACCGATCCCCGATGACCCAAATAACTCATCCATTAGCTGGTGGGGGTGgatgtaaaatgaaaatgaccaaTGTTTCAGTCTTGTAACACATGACAATGTTATTTCAGAAACAAAGTAAAGCAGTCTTCAACTTACTGTATAGTACTCCCAGGTGATCTTCCCTTCCCCAGTTGCACGGCGCCTGTCTTTCACTCTCTTATAAGTAGTTAACATGTTTGCTAGCTTTTTTCGAATTTTCTCACTTGACAAGTTGTAGCCCTTTAGTGAGAAtaagttttgtatttttttatagaatGCCATTTTGTTCCGAAAATAAAGGTGCTGATGAGTTTTTGTAAGGTCCAGTAGAAATAGTGTCATTGTATGTGTTATTTCTGTAAAATGGAGGGGATAAGGAGAGAAATAGATCAACaaagaaaattatgtaatttaacaACAGTATTGCCATTTATCTTCCTTACAGTATTTGATGCAATACCTTGAGATTCATGCCTGTCTGACTGGAAGGAAGGGGATGAAGGTTGAATGGATGCTGAAGGGTTTCCACACACTGCACCAGGTTGCAGAGTGGAAGGTGGTGGGTCCTTGACAGTGGAGGTAAGTAGTACAGGGGGCCTAGTGGTAGTAATGGGACACTGGCTGGTGGATGGTGGAGGTGGTACAGGGGGCCTAGTGGTAGTAATGGGACACTGGCTGGTGGATGGTGGAGGTGGTACAGGGGGCCTAGTGGTAGTAATGGGACACTGGCTGGTGGATGGTGGAGGAGGTACAGGGGGCCTAGTGGTAGTAATGGGGCACTGGCTGGTGGATGGTGGTTTCACAAAACTGAGGTTTAGTGGTGCCGGTGATCTAGTGGAGGTAGTGGGACATGGAATAGGAGGTTGGAGAAGCTTTGCAGCACAAGCTGGGCCACTGAGGAGAGCTGTTTGGAGATGTGGTCAGTGTCACTCAAGAATTATTTCCTGTATATTCTTGTTCATTAAGTAAATGTGTACCTTTTGTTTCAACAGCTGATACTTTCTCCATGACAGAGGAAAGGAACATTTGATCTGGGggaataaatgataaataaaacacTTGCACAAATCATTGGTGACTTGTAATTATTTCACAGTCATGTGGTTTACTTACCATTTTGCATCCTTTCAGCAATGTCCTTGGAAACCGTTAGCATGACAACATTGCCTTTGCTGTCTAACACATTAATGGTTACGTTGtccattttgttgtgtgttacACAGGGTAATGCAGGTTCTTTATATATCCTAAGGAACCATGGGACCATAGCCAACACCTGTTCCATTCATTACTTATAGTTAGCAACAATTGCAATTACCATTTTAAGTCCACTTTCAGTTTTGGCTCAACATTTGTATCAGTGACTTCCATTGTTTTCATGATTTAGTGATTAAGTAACTCTATGTATTAATGGTATTAACACGCGTTTAAGATGTGTGTATAAGTGGTGTTTTGGAAGGGTGTCTTCCAAAACAAGATAACATATTGGATATATACTTTAGCAGTATGACATAGGTGTTTCTGCTAATACAAAATTATAAAAGTAACCTATAAAAAAATTCCCTGGTGGGTATGTGTTTTTTAAGAAGGTTTCAGCAACAAGATTTACAGTACCCTCCAGCTGAgctctttttaacattttaaacataacACCATTGATTTTCATATACAGAAAAGCACAATTCTGTTGGATTTATATTGTGATTTAGACcaactatttgaaaatgaacAGAATGTTGTCAAGTTGTTAAGTTGAAGTTACAGCAAGTTGTTAGCAGTTTGCTAACCACATGCAGGTGAAGTATAAACACAGCAAAATAAACTAGAGAATATGAAGAAACCAAACAAATGGAGGAACATAATGTATTATGTATCATTTGTATAGGAGCATACATTTATGACCACATTAGATT
This genomic interval carries:
- the LOC137032862 gene encoding uncharacterized protein gives rise to the protein MADHVAFAYLIADELEAIENPLFLQYIEHDEQRRMVPRIENFVEDVVPLYSLSEFRSHFRLSREQVEDVITTLGPVYMNLQQTKLPLTNSVLACLWTLVNQESYRGVADRFNMSKSTLAKHLHEFCYNINTYMAHHISWPRGQRLKMSKLGFDTAGFPNTVCAVDGCHIPIMRPHCDNPLAYMNRKQFYSVNLTGFCDSQRRFCHISVGHPGSWHDARAFRFTEVCRVLEEDPHSLVPQGMHIIGDSAYPLLPQLMRPYRDNGHLSARQRYFNRKLNAARVVIEHAFGILKSKFRRLHYLQMRSISNISSAVSACCILHNLCLEPSDQVVVVSDGVDDEPYPQQPHNTNACHYRDQICGQI
- the LOC137032795 gene encoding uncharacterized protein, translating into MFLSSVMEKVSAVETKALLSGPACAAKLLQPPIPCPTTSTRSPAPLNLSFVKPPSTSQCPITTTRPPVPPPPSTSQCPITTTRPPVPPPPSTSQCPITTTRPPVPPPPSTSQCPITTTRPPVLLTSTVKDPPPSTLQPGAVCGNPSASIQPSSPSFQSDRHESQEITHTMTLFLLDLTKTHQHLYFRNKMAFYKKIQNLFSLKGYNLSSEKIRKKLANMLTTYKRVKDRRRATGEGKITWEYYTVS